From the Candidatus Saccharibacteria bacterium genome, the window TGTGTTATGTTAAAATTATACGCCATATTGACGACAGGAAACGCCAAGGCCATAATAAAAATTATGGCAGATCTTAACAGCTATCTTTCAACAGTCGGCAAGATTCTTGATGTTGTAGGTGTTGCTGTAATTGTTTTTGGAATTATCATTTCAACCTATTGGCTAATCAACCACTATAGCGCTCGCATGGCGGGCGAGGAGATCTACCTAAATTACCGTAAGGACCTGGCCCGCAGTATTCTGCTAGGTCTAGAATTTTTAGTTGCTGGTGACATTATTCGATCTGTTGCCACGGGTTTTAACATTCAATCAGTTATCGTGCTTGCAGTCATTGTGCTTATTCGCTCGTTCCTGAGCATTACATTTGAAATGGAAATCAACGGCCGTTGGCCCTGGCAGAAACGTCAATAATTCTAAAAAAGAGTTGGTTGGGTCGCCTCTAATGGTGCTGGC encodes:
- a CDS encoding DUF1622 domain-containing protein, encoding MADLNSYLSTVGKILDVVGVAVIVFGIIISTYWLINHYSARMAGEEIYLNYRKDLARSILLGLEFLVAGDIIRSVATGFNIQSVIVLAVIVLIRSFLSITFEMEINGRWPWQKRQ